A window of the Aspergillus flavus chromosome 6, complete sequence genome harbors these coding sequences:
- a CDS encoding Lycopene beta-cyclase (Bifunctional lycopene cyclase/phytoene synthase) — MGLDYILVHVTYNIPLAGILTLVYWPFMTRLDWQKISTLVIISLVATIPWDSYLVRHRIWTYAPNGAIGWTLYDIPSEEVFFFIIQTYNTSLVYLILTRRLVLPMYLGTVARKETLIGASILLLAISVGLIALCFGDHFTYFGMIITWAGPFLLIQWVFSSGFIIALPKLELMVSITLPTLFLWTVDTISINQGTWTVEAPTKLGVQLWSGMDIEEVLFFLITNIVIVFGLVCIDYAIAMATCELVQSPQAVQSFPSYFRVLARFVTNKYHPDKQFVASLRKAVDRLAASSQSMYMGSAMFQGPFRIDLILLYSFFRVADDLVDESQDTESARMIIEQCDQLLEAKFSHPELFPFSPGYQEAKHPAPPELIAAIDSLPVSRLRLEHLKGLIEGFRTDLTFSAKPGSFPFVTESDLDTYAYHVASSVAASMLGLVVHHFPDHQFAINVFLRRRVVDAGERMGQTLQYINVARDIARDAAINRVYLPTTWLKQQGLGPEDVLASPTDSRLELVRDRLLDRAEFLSASAREEMKFLPDEVQGPFLATVDSYLEIGAALRRGMRPRTLDDKLRLPLGTRLWVAYRAMAWRK, encoded by the exons ATGGGACTCGACTATATTCTGGT ACATGTCACCTATAATATACCCTTAGCGGGGATCCTGACTCTGGTTTACTGGCCATTCATGACACGTCTGGACTGGCAAAAGATTTCCACCCTCGTCATT ATATCCCTGGTCGCTACCATTCCTTGGGACTCGTACCTGGTGCGTCATCGCATTTGGACGTACGCCCCTAATGGAGCTATAGGCTGGACACTATACGATATCCCATCAGAAGAggtgtttttttttatcatcCAAACGTATAATACCAGCTTggtatatttaattctaacCCGGCGGCTTGTGCTGCCGATGTATTTGGGTACTGTCGCACGAAAGGAAACCCTAATTGGAGCTTCCATACTTCTCCTTGCTATTTCCGTTGGGCTTATCGCATTGTGCTTTGGAGATCATTTCACTTATTTTGGTATGATCATCACATGGGCtggtccttttcttctcatacAATG GGTATTCTCGTCTGGTTTCATTATAGCACTTCCCAAATTGGAGCTTATGGTATCCATTACGCTTCCCACTCTCTTCCTATGGACAGTAGACACAATTTCTATCAATCAAGGAACTTGGACTGTTGAAGCGCCGACCAAACTAGGCGTTCAGCTATGGAGTGGTATGGATATAGA GGAagtgctcttcttccttatcACCAACATAGTGATCGTTTTCGGTCTAGTATGTATTGATTATGCTATCGCGATGGCAACCTGTGAACTAGTGCAATCACCGCAAGCAGTCCAAAGCTTCCCGTCATATTTCCGGGTCCTAGCACGATTTGTGACCAACAAATACCATCCAGACAAACAATTCGTGGCTAGTCTGCGAAAGGCAGTTGACCGTCTCGCAGCCTCCAGCCAAAGCATGTACATGGGAAGTGCCATGTTTCAGGGACCGTTCCGGATTGATCTAATCTTGCT ATACTCGTTCTTCCGAGTAGCAGACGACCTAGTCGACGAATCACAAGACACCGAAAGCGCACGCATGATAATTGAGCAATGCGATCAGCTTCTCGAAGCTAAGTTTTCTCACCCAGAACTATTTCCATTCTCGCCTGGCTACCAAGAGGCTAAACATCCTGCACCTCCAGAGCTTATCGCAGCTATTGACAGTCTTCCCGTCTCCCGATTGCGGCTCGAGCATCTAAAAGGTCTCATCGAGGGCTTCCGGACGGATCTTACATTCAGCGCCAAACCTGGGTCCTTCCCTTTCGTCACAGAATCTGATCTTGATACCTATGCTTATCACGTCGCTAGTTCGGTAGCGGCATCCATGTTAGGTCTGGTCGTTCATCATTTTCCGGATCATCAATTTGCAATCAACGTgtttcttcgtcgtcgcgTTGTAGATGCAGGTGAAAGGATGGGCCAGACCCTTCAGTATATCAATGTAGCCCGTGATATTGCTCGTGATGCTGCCATTAACCGGGTATATCTACCTACGACATGGCTGAAGCAACAGGGGTTGGGTCCTGAAGATGTGCTTGCCTCCCCTACAGATTCTCGATTAGAGTTGGTGCGGGATAGACTACTTGATAGGGCGGAATTCCTCAGTGCTTCAGCTCGGGAGGAGATGAAATTTCTGCCTGATGAAGTTCAAGGGCCTTTTCTTGCGACCGTTGATAGTTACCTGGAGATAGGGGCAGCTTTGAGAAGAGGTATGAGGCCGAGAACCCTCGATGACAAGCTAAGGCTTCCACTAGGAACACGCTTGTGGGTTGCTTATCGGGCTATGGCTTGGAGAAAGTAG
- a CDS encoding uncharacterized protein (domain of unknown function-domain containing protein), with the protein MPVTFAVAEVSPTKWTFGGKVRNTEELFKESCPQIFKNGMKITHSSFSPSSFDRNFFIASNHGFVRAVYLAYCYHYHLKVRPDDVWVAILVQLGFYINAHAEECRKIFVAHEGKKELIVKQGSRLDPEDLAIRLAELIENEIVEDLRSWFMPSFSTTTEVDQVVASVLMMGTMQKYFGYRGVLSCGIPRVTLLGERADWVQLQNKIEKINEFGEEPRQFANLLRPVLRHFVACFDGSQGTQAKSFWSASVHMSGKSGPPTISGWVTAFCFWNAEGKCRKDVARHRSTKHLELDGLRYLPLRVKDIPSGSASVPIVIKGGKQDYKREMVAGLIGVNFTDPETLDTIEPVSGWCMYGPVQEVLPESKESTGDDL; encoded by the coding sequence ATGCCAGTCACGTTTGCAGTTGCGGAGGTTTCACCTACCAAGTGGACATTTGGAGGCAAAGTCCGCAATACGGAGGAATTATTCAAAGAGTCGTGCCCCCAGATATTCAAGAACGGCATGAAAATTACTCATAGTTCCTTCTCGCCTTCATCCTTTGACCGAAATTTCTTCATTGCAAGCAACCACGGTTTCGTCAGGGCAGTCTATCTTGCATATTGCTATCACTACCACTTGAAAGTCCGCCCAGACGATGTATGGGTGGCCATCCTCGTGCAGCTAGGATTTTACATCAATGCCCACGCGGAAGAGTGTAGGAAAATCTTTGTTGCTCacgaaggaaagaaagagctcaTTGTGAAGCAAGGGAGCCGTCTAGACCCCGAGGATCTTGCCATACGGCTGGCAGAGCTGATCGAAAATgagattgttgaagatctgcGGTCATGGTTCATGCCTTCATTTAGCACGACCACTGAGGTTGATCAGGTGGTAGCCTCTGTCTTGATGATGGGTACGATGCAGAAGTACTTTGGATACAGAGGGGTCCTCTCCTGTGGCATTCCAAGAGTCACCCTGCTGGGTGAGCGGGCAGACTGGGTTCAGCTACAGAACAAGATTGAGAAGATAAATGAGTTCGGTGAGGAGCCTCGTCAATTTGCAAACCTCCTACGCCCCGTCTTGCGGCATTTCGTGGCTTGCTTCGATGGCTCGCAAGGAACTCAGGCCAAAAGCTTTTGGAGTGCGAGTGTTCATATGTCTGGTAAGAGCGGACCTCCGACTATATCTGGCTGGGTCACTGCTTTCTGCTTCTGGAATGCAGAAGGCAAATGCCGGAAAGACGTGGCACGTCACAGATCAACCAAGCATCTCGAACTTGATGGCCTGCGCTATCTTCCGCTCAGGGTGAAAGATATTCCTTCTGGGTCCGCTTCTGTTCCTATAGTCATCAAGGGTGGGAAGCAGGATTACAAGAGAGAGATGGTCGCTGGTCTGATTGGTGTGAATTTTACGGACCCAGAGACGCTGGATACTATTGAACCGGTATCAGGATGGTGCATGTACGGACCAGTCCAGGAGGTACTCCCCGAATCCAAAGAGTCAACTGGAGATGATCTTTAG
- a CDS encoding uncharacterized protein (of unknown function-domain containing protein) — MPQYRNGQSVIYKPVGGPDSRTSESVGTIQSVLTEPGNQAGRHVDASEENPRYEIENQNTGKTTTVYERNILGPAE, encoded by the exons ATGCCTCAGTACAGAAACGGCCAGAGCGTGATCTATAAGCCTGTTGGCG GCCCCGACTCAAGGACCTCTGAAAGTGTCGGGACTATCCAGTCTGTTCTCACCGAGCCTGGCAACCAGGCGGGCCGACACGTTGATGCCAGTGAGGAGAACCCTAGATATGAG ATTGAGAATCAGAATACTGGAAAGACGACAACTGTTTATGAGAGGAATATTCTTGGCCCTGCTGAGTGA
- a CDS encoding putative phytoene dehydrogenase, translated as MATMIVIGELGFYRLMSSIPIGILSRPESRQLIAPGAGAGGIATAARLAQEGFHVKVIEQHGFIGGRCSIISKDGYRFDQGPSLLLMREVFEETFQDLGTSLEQENVRLVKCEPNYCVWFPDKDIIELSTNLTRLKAQIQHHEGPDGFPRFCAFLNEASTHYNLSLAHVLRKNFPGFLSLLRWDVLRSLISMHPWTSTYSRAARYFYSEKMRRVWTFGSMYLGMSPYRAPGTYSLLQYIETVDGIWYPEGGFQRVLRALGDIGMRSGVEYILNSPVKSVLLDDSNHVVKGVLLEDGEELYADLVVINADLVYAYNELLPKTRRSHDLKKRPVSCSSISFFWSFDEKLPHLRAHNIFLAEKYRESFDAIFEDHRIPDEPSFYVNVPSKIDPTAAPPGKEAVVVLVPVGHLTSEKGGQLEEEKWDTLVSQTREIVLDTIEARTGLQDLRSRLVHEMVETPLSWEERFNLDRGAILGLSHSFFNVLSFRPQIKHPDIERLYFVGASTHPGTGVPVCLAGSKLVTQQIVEDWNMGIRQKPRSGFILTLVMALLTLVVSFLWRH; from the exons ATGGCCACCATGATTGTTATTGGTGAGCTTGGCTTTTATAGACTCATGTCCTCCATCCCCATTGGTATCTTATCAAGGCCCGAATCAAGGCAGCTAATAGCTCCAGGTGCTGGTGCCGGAGGAATTGCCACAGCAGCACGACTGGCCCAAGAAGGGTTCCACGTCAAAGTTATAGAACAGCACGGATTCATTGGGGGTCGATGCTCCATTATCTCAAAAGACGGCTAT CGCTTCGACCAAGGCCCGTCATTGCTTCTAATGCGCGAGGTCTTTGAAGAAACGTTCCAGGATCTCGGTACCTCGTTAGAGCAAGAAAATGTCCGTTTAGTCAAATGCGAGCCAAACTATTGTGTTTGGTTCCCTGACAAAGATATCATAGAGCTATCGACTAATCTCACACGCCTGAAGGCGCAGATACAACATCACGAAGGTCCCGATGGGTTTCCACGATTCTGTGCCTTTTTGAACGAGGCCAGTACTCATTATAACCTGTCACTTGCGCATGTGCTGCGAAAGAACTTTCCTGGGTTTCTGAGTTTGCTGCGGTGGGATGTACTTAGATCTCTGATCTCCATGCATCCATGGACGAGCACATACTCTCGAGCCGCGCGGTATTTCTATTCAGAGAAGATGCGACGTGTGTGGACTTTTGGTAGTATGTATCTGGGCATGAGTCCTTATCGGGCTCCAGGGACGTATTCTCTGCTACAGTATATCGAGACGGTGGATGGGATATGGTACCCAGAGGGAGGATTCCAAAGG GTCCTGAGAGCTCTAGGAGATATCGGAATGCGATCTGGAGTCGAATACATCCTAAACAGTCCCGTCAAGTCTGTCCTACTCGATGACAGTAATCACGTCGTAAAAGGTGTTCTTTtggaagatggcgaagaaCTTTATGCTGACTTGGTCGTCATAAATGCCGATCTTGTCTACGCATACAACGAACTCCTTCCAAAGACACGCCGGTCGCACGACCTGAAAAAGCGACCTGTATCGTGCAGTAGCATCTCATTTTTCTGGTCTTTTGACGAGAAACTACCTCACTTACGAGCACACAATATCTTTCTGGCTGAAAAGTACCGGGAAAGCTTCGATGCCATCTTCGAAGACCACCGTATTCCAGATGAACCGTCATTCTATGTTAATGTGCCCAGTAAGATCGATCCAACTGCAGCACCACCTGGTAAAGAGGCTGTTGTCGTGTTAGTCCCAGTAGGTCATTTGACATCTGAAAAAGGAGGAcagcttgaagaagagaaatgggaTACCCTAGTATCTCAAACGCGTGAAATTGTCTTGGACACTATCGAGGCTCGAACGGGGCTACAAGACTTGCGGTCTAGGTTGGTCCATGAAATGGTTGAGACGCCGCTTTCTTGGGAAGAAAGGTTCAATCTCGACCGTGGTGCGATCTTGGGTCTATCGCACTCGTTCTTTAATGTGCTTAGCTTTAGACCACAGATCAAGCACCCGGATATTGAACGGCTTTATTTTGTTGGAGCCAGCACGCATCCAGGGACAGGGGTTCCTGTTTGCCTGGCGGGGAGCAAGCTTGTCACTCAGCAAATAGTGGAGGATTGGAATATGGGAATCAGGCAAAAGCCTCGATCGGGGTTTATATTGACACTAGTGATGGCTCTGTTGACACTGGTGGTATCCTTTTTGTGGAGGCATTAG
- a CDS encoding putative siderophore biosynthesis enzyme, protein MKSLTFPILLTLTSLAAARTDLDGCTKSATVNQWGEASMIWYVPDTGEICDFPDCGGGRAPPKYNQPGCAAYTGTETLTPSYLPGWGPDGKVAPSTSAVSASATHSEAEATSTGAVTSDTTKTGSTLITAAPTLSTGVSSSAAGSSSPAGSSSRVAESGSSSSSASSGSRGSSNTTSSAGVLATGNAASAMGMNAGVMALVGGLVGILAL, encoded by the coding sequence ATGAAATCTCTCACTTTCCCCATCCTCCTCACTCTCACCAGCCTCGCCGCCGCCCGCACCGATCTCGACGGCTGCACCAAATCCGCCACCGTCAACCAATGGGGCGAAGCCAGCATGATCTGGTACGTGCCCGACACCGGCGAGATCTGCGATTTCCCTGACTGCGGCGGTGGTCGCGCTCCCCCCAAGTACAACCAGCCCGGGTGCGCCGCCTACACCGGCACCGAGACCTTGACCCCGAGCTACCTCCCCGGCTGGGGTCCCGACGGCAAGGTTGCGCCGTCCACTTCGGCTGTCTCGGCTTCGGCAACGCATTCCGAGGCCGAGGCCACTTCCACTGGAGCCGTTACCTCTGATACTACTAAGACCGGTAGTACTTTGATTACTGCTGCGCCGACCTTGTCCACTGGGGTTTCGTCTTCGGCAGctggttcttcttcgccggctggttcttcttcgcggGTGGCGGAGAGTGGTTCGTCGTCGAGCTCTGCTTCGTCGGGTTCGAGGGGCTCTTCGAATACGACGTCTTCGGCGGGTGTTCTGGCGACTGGTAATGCGGCTAGTGCGATGGGTATGAATGCCGGTGTTATGGCTTTGGTGGGGGGTTTGGTGGGTATCTTGGCCTTGTAG
- a CDS encoding carotenoid oxygenase, with amino-acid sequence MIGKEKNRKHLYFSGNYAPIYTVQHAYPCEVQGTIPEEFLGGQYVRNGSNSLQDDDRRDLHWFDGDGMLSGVFFRRMSGSKVQQPLYSNRYILTDVHCATAEYPHISPIISSATTLLSPMVSPLKVFMGMLRTMALMLSSFLGFVVRPIRRISTANTNILYHDGRVLATMETGPPMRVYLPSLSTVGWFTGSSAEGEPPDETMGPSIGGPGIEGFHNEMTTAHPHSDYQTGELLLFHSTFIFPFVHYSIISSGCAGKHGSYLNQPVPGFTSGKMMHDFGVSRKHTIMLDVPLSMDPTNITHNKPAIEYDPHGRTRFGVFPRYCPPQIQWYETDPCCIFHTVNSWDESVPWGTRVHMLVCRMNSAAPIYHMGDLDAPAEANHENPECRLYYYQFPADKSSTITEQWALSAIPFEFPHVPRHIEMTAARFVYGCSMSEGNFATRQKSSVKIDCLVKIDVRHLLQVAEAHPPTQITGCVDQRSINEILAINDANDPIQVFALPYGWYAQECSFVPRKDGISEDDGWLVTYVFDESQLDANGNAPATSRSELWIIDARNMRDIVARVLLPQRVPYGMHGDWFSEEQILNQREVAEFRSLD; translated from the exons ATgattgggaaagaaaaaaatcgCAAACATCT TTATTTCTCCGGAAACTATGCTCCCATATACACAGTTCAGCATGCGTATCCCTGCGAGGTTCAGGGCACAATTCCCGAGGAGTTTCTAGGAGGACAATATGTTCGCAACGGCAGCAATTCTCTTCAAGATGATGATCGCCGCGACCTCCACTGGTTTGATGGTGATGGCATGCTTTCTGGGGTGTTCTTCAGGCGCATGTCTGGCTCGAAGGTGCAGCAGCCGTTGTATTCGAATCGGTATATCCTGACGGATGTGCACTGCGCAACGGCGGAGTATCCACATATTAGTCCGATTATCTCAAGCGCTACCACACTACTCAGCCCTATGGTATCTCCGCTGAAAGTTTTTATGGGCATGTTGCGGACCATGGCGCTGATGctctcatccttcctcgGCTTTGTAGTCCGTCCAATCCGGAGAATTAGCACCGCCAACACTAACATTCTCTATCATGATGGAAGGGTGCTGGCAACCATGGAGACTGGTCCACCAATGAGAGTCTACCTTCCGTCTCTAAGCACAGTAGGATGGTTCACAGGGAGTAGCGCCGAGGGAGAGCCCCCTGATGAGACAATGGGGCCATCTATCGGTGGTCCTGGGATAGAAGGATTTCATAACGAGATGACGACAGCTCAT CCTCACAGTGATTACCAGACAGGCGAGTTGCTGCTCTTCCATTCGACATTTATCTTCCCATTTGTACACTACAGTATCATATCATCTGGATGCGCCGGCAAGCATGGGTCATACCTCAACCAACCCGTTCCTGGTTTCACATCTGGAAAGATGATGCATGATTTCGGGGTTTCGCGCAAGCACACCATTATGCTAGATGTTCCTCTTTCTATGGATCCAACAAATATAACCCACAACAAGCCTGCCATAGAGTATGACCCACACGGTCGCACCCGTTTTGGGGTCTTTCCTAGGTACTGTCCCCCTCAGATTCAATGGTATGAAACCGATCCTTGTTGCATTTTCCATACGGTCAACAGTTGGGATGAAAGCGTCCCCTGGGGAACACGAGTACACATGCTCGTATGTCGGATGAACAGTGCGGCTCCCATATACCATATGGGAGACCTAGACGCACCAGCAGAGGCAAATCACGAAAATCCTGAATGTCGCCTATATTACTACCAGTTTCCGGCGGATAAATCCAGCACTATAACCGAGCAATGGGCGCTGTCCGCAATTCCGTTCGAATTTCCCCACGTCCCACGACATATAGAGATGACCGCCGCCCGATTCGTGTACGGATGCTCCATGAGCGAAGGGAACTTTGCCACGAGACAGAAATCCAGCGTCAAGATTGACTGTCTTGTAAAAATAGACGTCCGCCACCTATTGCAGGTGGCTGAAGCTCACCCGCCAACTCAGATAACTGGATGCGTTGACCAACGATCTATCAATGAGATTCTCGCTATTAATGATGCGAATGACCCCATTCAAGTGTTTGCTCTTCCGTATGGATGGTACGCACAGGAGTGCTCATTTGTGCCCCGGAAGGATGGCATctctgaagatgatggatggcTCGTCACATATGTATTTGACGAATCTCAACTTGATGCCAACGGTAACGCGCCAGCAACCTCGCGCAGTGAATTGTGGATAATCGATGCTCGCAACATGAGGGATATTGTGGCGAGGGTGTTGCTACCACAGCGTGTGCCGTACGGTATGCATGGGGATTGGTTTTCAGAGGAGCAAATCTTGAATCAGCGGGAGGTAGCTGAGTTTCGCTCTCTAGACTGA
- a CDS encoding isoamyl alcohol oxidase: MRSTLWSLLGLTGLAYASTEGSCKCTPGDSCWPTLDTWNALNASVSGKLIKNTPPAISCYPGPYQNDEECAYVYSQWSNETWQSLSPVGYIYPTDDNCPPVDLSSGEKPGNCTLGQAPLYTINATEPEELATGMAFAKKNNIRLVVRNTGHDILGKSEGYGALQIWIKYIQKGITYHENYVPSDQCKHTNWTGAAFTIAGGYVWSDVYQEVFKRNLTIVGGGDPTVGCIGGYIQGGGHSPASRDYGLGSDQVLEAQVMLANGTTVTANACQNSDLYFAIRGGGGGTYGVVTSAVVKAYPSKPVVAQSLAIMPLGNNTDALLEAVTDIHTEYPSISDAGFSGYGTWSINGPMVLFGNETVGYVHAVAAMGKSQKYAEVAFEPLLKKLQKYNGTSLFVSVQWFQFPSYPAYYNAMSGAHQSTGSANSALTSRMFDKDSLTKNRTLLRRMIGVIAGAPEEYTINSVELVGGGKVLTGGEDRFSGVNPAWRSTYMVNVVARGWADESTAQVVKDDITYKKGGAMRALTPKLGSYMNEADRNDPLWATDFFGANYKRLSLIKRKYDPEGFFYCPACVGSEAWHQDSLPGQAYGPLCHGRK, from the exons ATGCGTTCGACACTCTGGTCACTATTAGGCCTAACCGGGTTGGCCTACGCCAGCACCGAAGGTTCCTGCAAATGC ACACCCGGAGACTCATGCTGGCCAACACTCGACACTTGGAATGCGCTCAACGCGTCAGTATCTGGAAAGCTCATCAAGAACACCCCTCCTGCCATTTCCTGTTATCCGGGTCCCTACCAGAACGACGAGGAGTGCGCTTATGTCTATTCGCAATGGTCCAATGAAACCTGGCAGTCTCTGTCACCTGTAGGATACATCTATCCTACAGATGACAATTGCCCGCCCGTGGATCTCAGCTCGGGAGAGAAGCCTGGAAACTGTACCTTGGGACAGGCTCCTTTGTACACCATCAATGCGACAGAGCCGGAAGAGCTGGCTACTGGGATGGCGTTtgcgaagaagaacaacatccGTCTTGTTGTTAGAAATACCGGCCATGATATCCTCGGAAA GTCGGAGGGTTATGGTGCCCTGCAAATCTGGATCAAGTATATCCAGAAAGGAATTACTTATCATGAAAACTACGTGCCATCGGACCAGTGTAAGCACACAAACTGGACTGGCGCTGCGTTCACGATCGCAGGTGGTTACGTCTGGTCGGACGTCTATCAGGAGGTATTTAAGCGTAACCTGACCATTGTTGGTGGAGGAGACCCT ACGGTGGGTTGCATCGGTGGATACATCCAAGGTGGCGGCCACTCACCCGCAAGCCGCGACTACGGTCTAGGATCAGACCAAGTCCTCGAAGCGCAAGTCATGCTAGCCAACGGCACCACCGTGACAGCCAACGCATGCCAGAACTCCGACCTCTATTTCGCGATCcgaggcggcggcggcggcaccTACGGCGTCGTCACCTCCGCAGTCGTAAAAGCCTACCCTTCCAAACCCGTCGTGGCCCAATCGCTCGCCATAATGCCCCTGGGAAACAACACCGACGCCCTCCTGGAAGCAGTCACAGACATCCACACCGAATATCCATCCATCTCCGACGCAGGATTCTCCGGATACGGCACCTGGTCCATCAACGGCCCCATGGTACTCTTCGGCAACGAGACGGTTGGTTACGTCCATGCCGTGGCAGCCATGGGCAAATCCCAAAAGTACGCGGAGGTAGCATTTGAGCCTCTCCTGAAGAAACTGCAGAAATACAACGGTACTTCGCTCTTTGTTTCGGTTCAATGGTTCCAGTTTCCCTCCTATCCGGCTTACTACAACGCCATGTCGGGGGCGCATCAATCTACTGGCTCCGCGAATTCGGCTTTGACTTCGCGAATGTTCGACAAGGACTCTCTGACCAAGAACCGTACTTTGCTTCGCAGGATGATCGGTGTTATTGCCGGGGCTCCGGAAGAGTATACCATCAACAGTGTGGAGCTGGTCGGTGGTGGAAAGGTACTGACTGGCGGAGAAGACCGTTTCTCGGGTGTCAATCCAGCCTGGCGCTCGACGTATATGGTCAATGTTGTGGCTAGGGGTTGGGCTGACGAGTCCACCGCTCAAGTTGTCAAGGATGATATTACTTACAAGAAGGGTGGGGCGATGAGGGCGTTGACTCCCAAGCTGGGTAGCTATATGAACGAG GCCGATCGAAACGATCCTCTCTGGGCTACTGACTTTTTCGGTGCTAACTACAAGCGCCTGTCTTTGATTAAGCGGAAGTATGACCCGGAGGGCTTTTTCTACTGTCCAGCCTGTGTGGGTAGTGAGGCCTGGCATCAGGATAGCCTCCCCGGTCAGGCTTACGGTCCTCTTTGTCACGGGAGAAAGTAG
- a CDS encoding putative nucleosome assembly protein (unnamed protein product): MATPDPHPDLKALYDKENELNAQWEHDIHEARKIHYEHNKSFYQRRAELATGWTGDTQTHHPPIRDFWLTALRNEHETRKLVTKLDLGPLKSLIDIRVEWLEGFDYVLAFYFAPNEYFTNRMMRKEFYYDKTGEPTPNPSPLEMRGDRIHWKKNHILQAECHARIGTKSFFAFVSRSLAYGDAQTSEEESMEDARITEDFEMGESIRDSVQPYAMELNSKAFGLEEDGVGEEAEEAEEEDDEDIDYDME, encoded by the coding sequence ATGGCAACCCCCGACCCTCACCCCGACCTAAAAGCCCTCTAcgacaaagaaaacgaacTCAACGCCCAGTGGGAGCACGACATCCACGAAGCCCGCAAGATACACTACGAGCACAACAAATCCTTCTACCAGCGTCGTGCAGAGCTCGCAACCGGCTGGACGGGTGACACCCAAACACACCATCCCCCCATCCGGGATTTCTGGCTGACAGCCCTGCGCAATGAGCACGAGACCCGCAAGCTAGTCACAAAGCTCGATCTGGGTCCTCTAAAGTCCCTCATTGACATCCGCGTCGAGTGGCTCGAGGGCTTCGACTACGTGCTTGCTTTTTACTTTGCTCCCAACGAATACTTCACGAACCGGATGATGCGCAAGGAGTTCTACTACGATAAGACTGGCGAGCCGACTCCGAACCCGTCGCCTTTGGAGATGAGGGGTGATCGGATTCATTGGAAGAAGAATCATATCCTGCAGGCGGAGTGTCATGCGCGGATTGGGACGAAGTCGTTCTTTGCCTTTGTGTCGAGGTCCCTGGCGTATGGGGATGCGCAGACGagtgaagaggaaagcaTGGAGGATGCGAGAATAACGGAGGATTTTGAGATGGGGGAGTCCATTAGGGATTCTGTACAGCCTTATGCTATGGAGTTGAATTCAAAGGCGTTTggcttggaggaggatggCGTAGGtgaggaggctgaggaggctgaggaggaggacgatgaggatattgattATGATATGGAATAG